A genomic stretch from bacterium includes:
- a CDS encoding Ig-like domain-containing protein, whose protein sequence is MSKFVAALMGAVMLFPILAFAAGYGTPVIDGVLDTEIYGAPEAVDPAGDAVNWNLADVLNVYVCNDASFLYILYTVNIDLGNSGQWWPKYIFYIDTDGLENSGATTDGWGRNVVALNPHRPEYSLNSWHDTPVYGTAQTQFISWNGTGWGGYSPLAAAARATGTTSGVEYKIPLADIGSPDTIWVELFSTGGGGTDNAQDTSNDPANDWNATNWSDQGQLAVSTMVPIISGADLVRPQVASAAATSTTTTTITFSEPVDSTSAVVYSRYSISGDAVPRTVSSLSRLSSTQIALTWSVPFGENVLYTVTVDTMVIDLVGNHLDPTHASASFHSLINQTVTFNVRMSETVGFVQPVNMRGANAPLSWGTDIVMSDPDSNETYTVDINFTFADSMFIEYKFRHGDNWESTANRGAWLRASDGAARTISPVWYNDFPMDNTPPSLTSVDSVASDGIRLLFSERMEPVLANQNTSYAISPAGPTVTSAQRLPGQWNKVWLTVNGMAVSTNYTVTVTPGTSDLGGNPIVLGASRTAQFVSLAGPPVAPQNLVAQVSGANVVLTWSAVENVTGYKVYRKPTPYAIGIEGATLLGTVTNTTFTVENETIALTSAWYVVTSTN, encoded by the coding sequence ATGTCGAAATTTGTCGCAGCGCTTATGGGAGCGGTTATGCTTTTCCCGATATTAGCGTTTGCTGCGGGCTATGGCACTCCAGTGATTGATGGTGTTTTAGACACCGAAATCTATGGCGCTCCGGAGGCAGTAGACCCTGCCGGTGATGCCGTAAACTGGAATCTTGCTGATGTACTAAATGTCTATGTTTGTAACGACGCCAGCTTTTTATACATCCTGTATACTGTGAACATCGATTTAGGGAATAGTGGGCAGTGGTGGCCTAAGTACATTTTCTATATCGATACCGATGGTTTGGAGAATTCCGGCGCGACCACTGACGGATGGGGACGAAACGTTGTAGCACTAAATCCACATCGCCCAGAATACAGTTTGAATAGCTGGCATGACACGCCAGTATACGGGACTGCACAGACCCAATTTATTAGCTGGAACGGAACCGGATGGGGAGGATACTCCCCGTTAGCAGCGGCAGCGCGAGCAACGGGAACAACCTCCGGGGTCGAATACAAAATCCCGCTCGCCGATATCGGCAGTCCCGATACGATTTGGGTCGAGTTGTTTAGTACGGGTGGCGGCGGGACCGACAACGCACAGGATACATCGAACGATCCGGCCAACGATTGGAATGCAACCAATTGGTCTGATCAAGGACAACTTGCTGTATCGACAATGGTTCCCATCATTTCCGGCGCTGACTTAGTACGACCGCAAGTGGCTTCAGCGGCGGCAACTTCGACTACTACCACCACAATAACATTTTCGGAGCCGGTAGATTCTACGTCTGCAGTCGTTTACTCACGCTATTCAATTAGTGGAGATGCTGTACCACGTACGGTTTCCAGTTTATCGCGACTAAGTTCTACTCAAATCGCATTGACATGGTCGGTTCCCTTTGGTGAGAATGTCTTGTATACAGTTACCGTCGATACAATGGTGATCGACTTAGTCGGCAACCATCTCGATCCTACCCACGCCTCAGCATCTTTCCACAGTCTAATAAACCAAACTGTCACCTTCAATGTACGGATGAGCGAGACGGTAGGTTTTGTTCAACCAGTGAACATGCGTGGCGCAAATGCACCACTTTCGTGGGGAACCGACATTGTAATGAGCGATCCCGATTCCAATGAGACTTATACTGTTGACATCAACTTTACTTTTGCCGATTCGATGTTTATCGAGTACAAATTCCGGCACGGCGACAATTGGGAAAGTACTGCCAATCGTGGTGCGTGGTTGCGAGCGAGCGATGGTGCCGCACGTACGATCTCACCGGTATGGTATAACGATTTCCCAATGGACAATACACCACCGAGTCTTACCTCAGTTGACAGTGTTGCATCTGATGGAATTCGTCTACTCTTTAGCGAGCGGATGGAGCCAGTGTTAGCGAATCAGAATACAAGCTATGCGATTTCACCAGCCGGACCGACCGTGACCAGTGCGCAAAGATTGCCCGGACAATGGAATAAAGTGTGGCTTACTGTTAATGGAATGGCGGTTTCGACAAACTATACAGTAACCGTTACTCCGGGCACATCTGACTTAGGTGGAAATCCGATTGTGTTAGGTGCCTCCCGTACAGCTCAATTTGTTTCTTTGGCAGGTCCGCCGGTTGCACCGCAAAACCTCGTTGCGCAAGTGAGTGGTGCTAATGTTGTGTTGACTTGGAGTGCTGTAGAAAATGTGACAGGATACAAAGTGTATCGGAAACCGACACCTTATGCAATCGGTATTGAAGGAGCTACATTGTTAGGAACCGTTACTAACACGACCTTCACTGTCGAAAATGAAACCATTGCACTGACAAGTGCATGGTACGTGGTGACGTCAACAAATTAA